The sequence CTCGTTCAGCGTGGTGACGGTTTCGATGAGGCGCAGCGGCGTGCCGGCTTCCTGCGCCGTACGGGCGAGCGCCAACGTGTCCTTGGGGAAGCAGGAGCCACCATAGCCGGGGCCGGCATGCAGGAATTTCGGGCCGATACGGCGGTCGAGCCCGATCCCGCGCGCCACTTCCTGCACGTCGCCACCGACCTTTTCGCACAAATCCGCCATCTCGTTGATGAAGGTGATCTTCATCGCGAGGAAGGCATTGCTGGCGTATTTGATCAGCTCGGCATTGGCCCGTTCGGTGAAGAGCAGCGGTGCCGCGTTCAGCGACAGCGGGCGGTAGAGCGCGGCCATCACCTCGCGCGCACGCGGATCGTCCGTACCGACGACGATGCGGTCCGGCCGCTTGAAGTCCTCGATCGCCGCGCCTTCGCGCAGGAATTCCGGGTTGGAGACGACAGCGATGTCCGCCCCCGGCACGTCCTCGCGGATGATCGCTTCAAGATCGGCGCCGGTGCCCACCGGCACGGTCGATTTCGTGACGACGACGGTGAAGCCCTTGGCCGCCCGGGCGATTTCGCGGGCGGCGGCGTGGACATAGGACAGGTCGGCATGGCCGTCGCCACGGCGCGAGGGCGTGCCCACGGCAATGAACACCACGTCGGCGTGGGCCACGGCGGCGGGCAGATCGGTGGTGAAGTGCAGCCGTCCGCCGGCCACGTTGCGGGCGACGAGATCGTCGAGGCCGGGCTCGAAGATCGGCATGATGCCGGCCTTCAGCCGCTCGATCTTGGACGAGTCGTTGTCGACGCAGGTGACGTCGTGGCCGAAGTCGGAGAAGCAGGTGCCAGAGACCAGGCCGACATAACCTGTGCCGATCATCGCGACGCGCATATGTGTTCTCAATCCGTTTGACGGTGGAGGCTGCTGCCGCCCGTCGGAAGTCTTTCATTCCTTTAGCCAATCGCGCCAGGCATTTCGAGGGTCGCGGCGGCGGTCGGTTTCGGGGGCGGGAGAATGCCAGTCTTGTACGTCGTCCGAACGACAGAGGCGTGGCGTTGTCGGTGGCTCGGCTCGACCCGTCTCGCCGCTCTCGGCGCGCGGCGATGCGGCCGCCGGCAGCATCCGTCAGACGTGATGTTCCGTCCCATTTGCGCCGGCAGGGGGAGCGGCTAGTAATGTCCGGCCGCTCGCCCAGCGGCTGCCAGCATGAGTGACGCGCCATGACCGCCTCGTCTCCCGCCCCGTCTACGGCCACCGCGCCGTCCGCCGACGCCCGCCGCGCGGTGCGCAACCGTCAGGTCACCGCCGGACTGCTGGTCGCGGCGATCGGCGCCGGAGCGCTGGGAGGGGCCTGGTATTTTCAGCTCGTCGTCGGGCTGGCGCCGTGCCCGCTCTGCCTGGAGCAGCGCATTCCCTATTATATCGGCGTGCCGGTGGCGCTCATCGGCGCGCTGTGCGGGGGGCTCGGCAAGGAGGGGTTGGCGCGGGTGGCGCTGGCGCTGGCCGGCATGCTGATGGCGCTCGGGGCGTTTCTCGCCGTCTACCATGCCGGGGTGGAATGGGGCTTCTGGGCAGGTCCGGAAACCTGTTC comes from Ancylobacter polymorphus and encodes:
- a CDS encoding UDP-glucose dehydrogenase family protein; amino-acid sequence: MRVAMIGTGYVGLVSGTCFSDFGHDVTCVDNDSSKIERLKAGIMPIFEPGLDDLVARNVAGGRLHFTTDLPAAVAHADVVFIAVGTPSRRGDGHADLSYVHAAAREIARAAKGFTVVVTKSTVPVGTGADLEAIIREDVPGADIAVVSNPEFLREGAAIEDFKRPDRIVVGTDDPRAREVMAALYRPLSLNAAPLLFTERANAELIKYASNAFLAMKITFINEMADLCEKVGGDVQEVARGIGLDRRIGPKFLHAGPGYGGSCFPKDTLALARTAQEAGTPLRLIETVTTLNETRKAAMGRRVLEALSVPPRGATVAVLGLTFKPNTDDMRDSPAINIVQSLIDRGVKIRAYDPVGMEEARKVLPEGIHYASGAYECAEGADALVIVTEWDAFRALDLDRLKAQLRSAIVVDLRNIYPPEDLLRRGFTYVGIGRGDLVTG
- a CDS encoding disulfide bond formation protein B; the protein is MTASSPAPSTATAPSADARRAVRNRQVTAGLLVAAIGAGALGGAWYFQLVVGLAPCPLCLEQRIPYYIGVPVALIGALCGGLGKEGLARVALALAGMLMALGAFLAVYHAGVEWGFWAGPETCSGAGPAVGGGNLLGQLQTARVVRCDEAPWRLLGLSLAGYNAFIAASLLVVAMWGATAKA